In the genome of Streptosporangiales bacterium, one region contains:
- a CDS encoding PucR family transcriptional regulator: MVKLDRLINVLGGYGARVIGSGRARDIELRSVVLHDPTEDAPALGDAFLAVGVASVSAALDLAAAAHAVVAVVRDDADPGADVVAAVRERGIALLVVDPAVSWSQISEVVHGLVFEGRETESGRGPIDLFALADTVAAGVGGAVTIEDQRSHVLAYSGQQDVDPARLETILARRMPAELRALLEERGVFTHLTVSDEPLFVRPSEEHGLHGRTVVAVRAGRELLGSVWVTCDAPLSSERSQALANGAHTVALHLLRSRVSADLERQVESELVSQLLEGTSDAAVVIGRLGLPPGQFRVIALQAHRGSEHHAVTLLAFERATTGFGWSRPGRSTLFGNTVYTVLPCDDDVAAARQWVADLVRNLPRDVTVAAGIGGAADPGELPAGRREADECLALHAAMPDAQPVSYEESWDEILLHRLRTAAATGRTPARGPIADLARHDAANATQYVPTLRAWLEAQGDLGFAAALLDVHPNTIRYRMRKMTDVANLQLDDPRKRLAMLVSLAVDRPAR, from the coding sequence ATGGTCAAGCTGGACCGGCTGATCAACGTGCTCGGTGGCTACGGCGCCCGAGTGATCGGTTCCGGCCGTGCGCGCGACATCGAGCTGCGCAGCGTCGTCCTGCACGACCCGACGGAGGACGCGCCGGCACTCGGCGACGCGTTCCTCGCCGTCGGCGTGGCTTCGGTGTCCGCCGCACTCGACCTCGCCGCCGCCGCGCACGCCGTGGTAGCCGTCGTCCGCGACGACGCGGACCCAGGTGCCGACGTCGTCGCCGCGGTGCGGGAGCGCGGGATCGCGTTGCTGGTCGTCGACCCGGCCGTCTCCTGGAGCCAGATCTCCGAGGTCGTGCACGGCCTGGTCTTCGAGGGCCGCGAGACCGAGTCGGGTCGCGGCCCGATCGACCTGTTCGCGCTTGCCGACACCGTCGCAGCGGGCGTGGGCGGCGCGGTGACCATCGAGGACCAGCGGTCGCACGTGCTGGCCTACTCGGGGCAGCAGGACGTCGACCCGGCACGTCTCGAGACCATCCTCGCCAGGCGGATGCCGGCGGAGCTTCGCGCGCTCCTCGAGGAGCGCGGGGTGTTCACCCATCTCACGGTGTCCGACGAGCCGTTGTTCGTGCGGCCCTCGGAGGAGCACGGCCTGCACGGGCGGACCGTGGTGGCCGTACGGGCCGGGCGGGAGCTCCTCGGCTCGGTCTGGGTCACCTGCGACGCGCCCCTGTCATCGGAGCGTTCGCAGGCGCTCGCCAACGGCGCGCACACCGTCGCGTTGCATCTCCTCCGTTCGCGGGTCAGCGCCGACCTGGAGCGGCAGGTCGAGTCCGAGTTGGTCAGCCAGCTGTTGGAGGGCACGTCGGACGCTGCCGTGGTGATCGGCAGGCTCGGCCTGCCACCCGGCCAGTTCCGTGTCATCGCGTTGCAGGCACACCGCGGCAGCGAACACCACGCGGTGACGCTGCTCGCGTTCGAACGCGCCACCACCGGCTTCGGCTGGTCGCGGCCGGGGCGCAGCACCCTGTTCGGCAACACCGTCTACACCGTGCTGCCGTGCGACGACGACGTCGCCGCCGCGCGGCAGTGGGTCGCGGACCTGGTCCGCAACCTGCCCCGCGACGTCACGGTCGCCGCCGGCATCGGCGGCGCGGCGGATCCCGGCGAGCTGCCGGCCGGCAGGCGCGAGGCGGACGAGTGCCTGGCGCTGCACGCCGCCATGCCGGACGCACAGCCGGTCAGCTACGAGGAGTCCTGGGACGAGATCCTGCTACATCGGTTGCGCACTGCGGCCGCGACCGGGCGCACCCCTGCGCGCGGGCCGATCGCCGATCTCGCCAGGCACGACGCGGCGAACGCGACCCAGTACGTGCCGACGCTGCGCGCCTGGCTGGAGGCACAGGGCGACCTCGGCTTCGCCGCGGCGCTGCTGGACGTCCATCCCAACACCATCCGCTACCGGATGCGGAAGATGACCGACGTCGCCAACCTCCAGCTGGACGACCCGAGGAAGCGCCTCGCCATGCTCGTCAGCCTCGCCGTAGACCGTCCCGCACGCTGA
- a CDS encoding FAD-dependent oxidoreductase, translating to MDLVHAGRGPRTAVVVGAGVVGLSTAWFLQQHGLEVTVVDRREVAAGASWGNAGWLSPALAIPLNEPSVVRYGLRALFDRDAPLHIPATLDMGRWRFLTRFAANCTWRTWERAMRANLPLNTSCLDAFDELVAGGVDATTTSAPVTAVFTTAAHTARLRRELDRMQAAGQPLRYSELAAGEVRDAVKQASRGIGAGVRIDGQRYVDPGEFATALGKSVGDRGASIRTGFDVVETVRRRHRLAVRSNDGESVKADVVVLATGAWLGRLGRRSGVRVPVRAGRGYSFTVPTDEPVSGPIYLPDVRVACTPYRGALRVAGTMEFRGPDDPLDAARIDAIVASVRPFLDGVRWDERTDEWGGPRPVTHDGRPLIGAAHPPGLYVAAGHGMWGLTQGPVTGRLLAEQITSGTRPAALHDCDPLR from the coding sequence ATGGACCTCGTGCACGCCGGCCGCGGCCCGCGTACCGCTGTCGTGGTGGGGGCCGGGGTGGTCGGGCTGTCGACCGCCTGGTTCCTGCAGCAGCACGGGCTCGAGGTCACGGTCGTGGACCGCCGGGAGGTGGCTGCGGGAGCGTCGTGGGGCAACGCGGGCTGGTTGTCGCCGGCGCTGGCGATCCCGCTGAACGAGCCGTCGGTCGTACGGTACGGACTGCGCGCCCTGTTCGACCGCGACGCACCACTGCACATACCGGCGACGCTCGACATGGGCCGGTGGCGGTTCCTGACCAGGTTCGCGGCGAACTGCACCTGGCGCACCTGGGAGCGTGCGATGCGCGCCAACCTGCCGTTGAACACCAGCTGCCTGGACGCGTTCGACGAGCTGGTGGCCGGTGGTGTCGACGCGACCACGACCAGCGCGCCCGTCACTGCGGTCTTCACCACGGCCGCGCACACCGCGCGCCTGCGCAGGGAGCTCGACCGGATGCAGGCGGCCGGCCAGCCGCTGCGTTACAGCGAACTGGCCGCAGGCGAGGTCAGGGATGCGGTCAAGCAGGCGTCCCGCGGCATCGGCGCCGGCGTGCGGATCGACGGCCAGCGCTACGTCGACCCGGGCGAGTTCGCCACGGCGCTGGGCAAGTCGGTGGGCGACCGCGGCGCATCGATCCGTACCGGCTTCGACGTCGTCGAGACGGTACGGCGGCGGCACCGGCTCGCGGTGCGGTCGAACGACGGCGAGTCGGTGAAAGCGGATGTGGTCGTCCTCGCCACGGGTGCGTGGCTCGGCCGTCTCGGCCGGCGCAGTGGCGTGCGGGTGCCGGTGCGGGCCGGTCGGGGTTACTCGTTCACCGTCCCGACCGACGAACCCGTCTCGGGGCCGATCTACCTGCCGGACGTGCGGGTGGCGTGCACTCCGTACCGCGGTGCGCTGCGGGTCGCGGGCACCATGGAGTTCCGCGGCCCGGACGACCCGCTCGACGCCGCTCGGATCGACGCCATCGTCGCCTCGGTGCGGCCGTTCCTCGACGGCGTCCGCTGGGACGAGCGCACCGACGAGTGGGGCGGCCCGCGGCCGGTGACGCACGACGGACGGCCGCTGATCGGCGCCGCACACCCGCCCGGGCTCTACGTCGCTGCGGGGCACGGCATGTGGGGCCTCACCCAGGGACCCGTGACCGGCCGGCTGCTCGCCGAGCAGATCACGTCAGGCACCCGGCCGGCCGCCCTGCACGACTGCGACCCACTGCGCTGA
- a CDS encoding transcription elongation factor GreAB, with protein sequence MTTSARTWLTRQAFEQLHRELDQLLGQPTAGAEPSGTTAGEFDQEPVISADRRAARIRQIEDLLQHAVVDETPPDDGVAEPGMVLTIRFDDTAETTTFLLSVRHASEPTGLDVYSPESPLGAALYGATEGEQRTYAVPSGATVRVTLLRAVPYGHHREAGGT encoded by the coding sequence ATGACGACGAGTGCACGCACCTGGCTGACCCGGCAGGCGTTCGAACAGCTCCACCGGGAGCTCGACCAGCTGCTCGGCCAACCCACCGCAGGCGCCGAGCCCAGCGGCACGACGGCCGGCGAGTTCGACCAGGAGCCGGTGATCAGCGCCGACCGCCGGGCGGCCCGCATCCGACAGATCGAGGACCTGCTCCAGCACGCCGTCGTCGACGAGACGCCACCCGACGACGGTGTCGCCGAACCGGGCATGGTGCTGACCATCCGGTTCGACGACACGGCCGAGACGACGACGTTCCTGCTGAGTGTGCGCCACGCCAGCGAACCAACCGGCCTGGACGTGTACTCCCCCGAGTCGCCACTGGGCGCGGCACTGTACGGCGCCACGGAGGGCGAACAACGGACCTACGCCGTCCCGAGCGGAGCGACCGTACGGGTGACGCTGCTCCGCGCCGTTCCGTACGGTCACCATCGCGAGGCAGGCGGAACCTGA
- a CDS encoding helix-turn-helix domain-containing protein, translating to MDALADLLDGVRARSAAFCRAVLEPPWALRIADGAMLALATSLRGHAWIVPDDDAEPVLMRTGDVAIIKGPQPYTVGDRPDTPPSLIVHPGNRLTTMDGVDVTADLQLGPRTSGHSQDGSAVVASGTYQVTGDVGGRLLTALPAVVLVPREDAQLPVLDLLAVEVGREEPGQQVVLDRLLDLTLIATLRAWFARPDAEAPGWYRAQSDSLVGPALRLIHDDPAHPWTVASLATKVGGSRAAFARRFTALVGEPPMTYLTGWRITLAADLLRHTDATVDTVARKVGYANAFALSVAFKRARGVTPRQHRADRPA from the coding sequence GTGGACGCGCTCGCGGATCTACTGGACGGCGTCCGAGCCCGCTCGGCCGCGTTCTGCCGTGCCGTCCTCGAACCGCCGTGGGCGCTGCGGATCGCCGACGGCGCCATGCTCGCTCTCGCGACGTCGCTGCGCGGGCACGCGTGGATCGTGCCGGACGACGACGCGGAACCCGTCCTCATGCGTACCGGCGACGTGGCGATCATCAAGGGCCCGCAGCCCTACACCGTCGGCGACCGCCCGGACACGCCACCGTCGCTCATCGTCCACCCCGGCAACCGGCTGACCACGATGGACGGTGTCGACGTCACCGCCGACCTGCAGCTCGGGCCGCGCACCAGCGGGCACAGCCAGGACGGCTCGGCCGTGGTGGCCAGCGGCACCTACCAGGTCACCGGCGACGTAGGCGGCCGGCTGCTGACCGCGCTGCCGGCCGTCGTGCTCGTGCCGCGTGAAGACGCCCAGTTGCCGGTGCTCGACCTGCTGGCCGTCGAGGTGGGCAGGGAAGAACCGGGCCAGCAGGTGGTGCTCGACCGGCTGCTGGACCTGACCCTCATCGCGACGCTGCGCGCGTGGTTCGCCCGCCCGGACGCCGAGGCACCTGGTTGGTACCGCGCGCAGAGCGACTCGCTGGTGGGGCCGGCGCTGCGGCTGATCCACGACGACCCCGCCCATCCGTGGACGGTGGCCTCGCTGGCCACGAAGGTCGGCGGCTCCCGTGCCGCGTTCGCCCGCAGGTTCACCGCGTTGGTCGGCGAACCGCCGATGACCTACCTCACCGGCTGGCGCATCACACTGGCCGCAGACCTGTTGCGGCACACCGACGCAACGGTCGACACCGTCGCGCGCAAGGTCGGCTACGCCAACGCCTTCGCGCTGAGCGTGGCGTTCAAACGGGCCCGCGGCGTCACACCGCGCCAACACCGCGCCGACCGGCCTGCCTGA
- a CDS encoding NAD(P)H-binding protein — protein MYAITGVTGHAGGATAQELLATGERVRAVVRDPAKGNDWSRNGADVAVADFTDRAALTRALSGSRGAFVMLPTVPTGADADHRRLADSIAGAVGDSGVPHVVALSSIGADLAEGTGPIRWLHHLENRLRDTGAVVTALRSPHFQEKVETVLGAATNAGVYPVFAESADIETPMVATRDIATAAARALLSPPSASEIVDLDAPSYTERQVAERLAAVLGKPLDVVTVPRADWVGVLVDAGAPPVLAEELAALYAAEHDGLPQPRGDRRHLCTTGIEHTLQQVVQVAA, from the coding sequence ATGTACGCGATCACCGGCGTCACCGGACATGCCGGCGGCGCGACCGCACAGGAGCTTCTCGCCACCGGCGAACGGGTGCGGGCAGTGGTCCGCGATCCGGCGAAGGGCAACGACTGGTCACGCAACGGCGCCGACGTCGCCGTCGCCGACTTCACCGACCGGGCGGCACTCACCCGCGCGCTGAGCGGCTCCCGCGGCGCGTTCGTCATGCTGCCGACCGTCCCGACGGGAGCCGATGCCGACCACCGCCGGCTGGCCGACTCGATCGCGGGCGCGGTGGGCGACAGTGGCGTGCCGCACGTGGTCGCGCTCTCGTCCATCGGGGCCGACCTGGCCGAAGGCACGGGGCCGATCCGTTGGCTGCACCACCTGGAGAACCGGCTCCGCGACACCGGTGCGGTGGTGACGGCGCTGCGGTCACCGCACTTCCAGGAGAAGGTCGAGACGGTGCTCGGCGCGGCCACCAACGCCGGCGTGTACCCCGTGTTCGCCGAGTCCGCCGACATCGAGACGCCGATGGTGGCGACCCGCGACATCGCAACCGCGGCCGCACGAGCGCTGCTCTCGCCGCCGTCCGCCAGCGAGATCGTCGACCTGGACGCACCGAGCTACACGGAGCGGCAGGTCGCCGAACGGCTCGCGGCCGTGCTCGGCAAGCCGCTCGACGTGGTGACGGTGCCGCGGGCGGACTGGGTGGGCGTCCTCGTCGACGCGGGCGCGCCGCCCGTACTCGCCGAGGAACTCGCCGCCCTGTACGCCGCGGAACACGACGGCCTCCCCCAGCCGCGCGGCGACCGACGACACCTGTGCACCACGGGGATCGAGCACACCCTGCAGCAGGTCGTGCAGGTCGCCGCCTGA
- a CDS encoding plasmid stabilization protein, giving the protein MPQQAWGKKRERQYEHIKKSQKQRGAGEDRAEEIAARTVNKSRARTGESERKSKVSTKDVAPQQRGGRRSGRGEGPGGPTKAQLYNDAKRRNIKGRSKMTKRQLQNALGR; this is encoded by the coding sequence ATGCCTCAACAAGCATGGGGCAAGAAGCGTGAACGCCAGTACGAGCACATCAAGAAGTCGCAGAAGCAACGCGGCGCCGGCGAGGACCGGGCGGAGGAGATCGCCGCGCGTACGGTGAACAAGAGCCGGGCACGTACCGGCGAGAGCGAGCGGAAGAGCAAGGTGTCGACGAAGGACGTCGCGCCGCAGCAGCGCGGCGGCAGGCGTTCGGGCCGAGGCGAGGGCCCCGGTGGCCCCACGAAGGCACAGCTCTACAACGACGCGAAGCGGCGCAACATCAAGGGCCGCTCGAAGATGACCAAGCGGCAGCTGCAGAACGCCCTCGGCCGCTGA
- a CDS encoding LysR family transcriptional regulator, with protein MEFALHRLRMLREVARRDGVSAAARALHYSPSGVSQQLAALEDEVGAPLLERVGRGVRLTDVGRVLAEHAEVILDAEQQAQAAVEQVRDTLAAELMAGVFSTVSAALVPAVTADLAERHPEIRLTTRETDPEDAVVDLRHGHLDLAFMIDYPDASEPWPSGLRTVSVGVEDLHLAAPAGQFTDGPVRLADLADLDWVISGPHTYYGRAVRAACRRAGFDLRVTHQVDEQATALAMVASGAGITLMSDLGKVFCPDTVDVFPLTKAIKRRLVVAHHPEATRRPAIRAVLESIAAAAAALELHGRRR; from the coding sequence ATGGAATTTGCGCTACACAGACTCCGTATGCTGCGCGAGGTCGCCCGCCGTGACGGGGTAAGCGCGGCAGCCCGTGCGCTGCACTACTCACCCTCAGGGGTGTCCCAGCAACTCGCCGCGCTCGAGGACGAAGTGGGTGCGCCGTTGCTCGAGCGCGTCGGCCGTGGCGTGCGGCTCACCGACGTCGGTCGCGTGCTTGCCGAGCACGCGGAGGTGATCCTCGACGCCGAGCAGCAGGCGCAGGCCGCCGTCGAGCAGGTGCGCGACACGCTGGCGGCGGAGCTGATGGCCGGGGTGTTCTCCACGGTGTCCGCCGCGCTCGTGCCCGCCGTCACCGCCGACCTCGCCGAGCGACACCCGGAGATCCGCCTCACCACCCGCGAGACCGACCCTGAGGACGCCGTCGTCGACCTCAGGCACGGCCACCTCGACCTGGCGTTCATGATCGACTACCCGGACGCGTCCGAGCCGTGGCCCAGCGGTCTGCGTACCGTCTCCGTGGGTGTGGAGGACCTGCACCTCGCCGCGCCCGCGGGTCAGTTCACCGACGGGCCGGTCCGGCTGGCCGACCTCGCCGACCTCGACTGGGTCATCTCCGGTCCGCACACGTACTACGGGCGCGCCGTCCGCGCGGCCTGCCGGCGTGCCGGCTTCGACCTGCGCGTCACCCACCAGGTGGACGAGCAGGCCACCGCGCTCGCCATGGTCGCCTCCGGCGCGGGCATCACGCTGATGTCCGACCTGGGCAAGGTGTTCTGCCCCGACACCGTCGACGTGTTCCCGTTGACCAAGGCGATCAAGCGCAGGCTGGTGGTCGCGCACCATCCGGAGGCGACCCGCCGCCCGGCGATCCGCGCCGTCCTGGAGAGCATCGCGGCGGCCGCCGCCGCGCTCGAACTGCACGGCCGGCGCCGGTAG
- a CDS encoding TIGR03619 family F420-dependent LLM class oxidoreductase: MVQIGAALPIAGRDISAEAIATVAETAERMGLGSVWTNERLLRPVEPIPMGGPGGPVMDGPPEWANIYDPLEALSYVAARTERILVGTSVLVALFQAPVVLARRLATLDHLSGGRLLAGVGQGWMAQEFAAAGVPMRRRGAGFEEQLEVMRAVWGPNPVRYEGRFYQVPECEIGPKPVRPGGPAVLVGAATPRSVERAARLGLGLTLVVFDWDALRETISTFRRTAAAAGHDGDALPLTVQVNGAVSADGPADDRAPLTGAVEQVADDLLELDRLGVDHVFWAMIDPGEQLDVLGQLRAAYAERS, translated from the coding sequence ATGGTGCAGATCGGTGCCGCACTACCGATTGCGGGTCGCGACATCTCGGCCGAGGCCATCGCCACGGTCGCGGAGACCGCGGAGCGCATGGGTTTGGGCAGCGTGTGGACGAACGAACGGCTGCTGCGGCCGGTCGAGCCGATACCGATGGGCGGGCCCGGCGGCCCCGTGATGGACGGCCCACCCGAGTGGGCGAACATCTACGATCCGCTCGAGGCGCTGAGCTATGTCGCGGCGCGTACCGAGCGGATCCTGGTCGGCACCAGCGTGCTCGTGGCGCTGTTCCAGGCGCCCGTGGTGCTCGCCCGCCGGCTCGCCACCCTCGACCACCTCAGCGGCGGCCGGCTGCTCGCCGGTGTCGGCCAGGGCTGGATGGCGCAGGAGTTCGCCGCCGCCGGCGTGCCGATGCGGCGGCGCGGCGCCGGGTTCGAGGAACAGCTCGAGGTGATGCGCGCGGTCTGGGGACCGAACCCCGTGCGCTACGAGGGCCGGTTCTACCAGGTGCCCGAGTGTGAGATCGGCCCGAAGCCGGTGCGTCCAGGTGGGCCTGCCGTGCTCGTCGGCGCCGCCACTCCGCGGTCCGTCGAGCGAGCCGCCAGGCTCGGCCTCGGCCTCACGCTCGTCGTGTTCGACTGGGACGCGCTGCGCGAAACGATCTCGACGTTCCGCCGCACCGCGGCCGCCGCCGGGCACGACGGGGACGCGCTGCCGCTGACCGTTCAGGTCAACGGTGCGGTGTCGGCGGACGGCCCGGCCGACGACCGGGCGCCGCTCACCGGCGCCGTGGAACAGGTGGCGGACGATCTCCTCGAGCTCGACCGCCTCGGCGTCGACCACGTCTTCTGGGCGATGATCGACCCCGGCGAGCAGTTGGACGTCCTTGGTCAGCTCCGCGCGGCATACGCCGAGCGGAGCTGA
- a CDS encoding Prokaryotic metallothionein gives MAVCEVCGNDYALSIEVTAAGNTHTFDCFECAIQRLAPICEHCSCRIIGHGVALDRRFFCCAHCARESGGAQARELVDAVGRP, from the coding sequence ATGGCCGTCTGTGAGGTCTGCGGCAACGACTACGCGCTCAGCATCGAGGTCACCGCAGCGGGGAACACCCACACCTTCGACTGTTTCGAGTGTGCGATCCAGCGGCTCGCGCCGATCTGTGAACACTGCTCCTGTCGCATCATCGGGCACGGGGTGGCGCTCGACCGGCGCTTCTTCTGCTGCGCGCACTGCGCCAGGGAGAGCGGAGGTGCGCAGGCGCGCGAGCTCGTCGACGCCGTCGGTCGGCCGTAG
- a CDS encoding glycosyltransferase — MRIAFVTESWHPSTDGVVTRLSATVRELRRRGHEVLVVAPRGRSSQFGGVEVREVPTVGVRFIYGGRRWGLPLPRVGRYLREFRPDLVHVVNPVLLGMAGVWAARRAGIPLVASYHTDVSRYARFYHLGWLQPLIRWVVSTLHRQAVVNLATSRQRCDELRSFGASGVRLWRRGVDLELFHPARRTRSADTSSRIDALYVGRIGKEKDIHRLTSLVQPPGRVHLTLVGDGPDRERLSRAFASVPVSFTGTLHGTTLAEAYADADVFVFPSTTETLGLVLLEALASGLPVVAVDTPASREITGDCRACRLFPADQADQLPRLVDELLAAVPRRERTAAARAEAQRWSWQAATDDLLAHYADACAGSRGRPAATAGSPHAPAGARSA; from the coding sequence GTGAGGATCGCGTTCGTCACCGAGTCGTGGCATCCGTCGACGGACGGGGTCGTCACCCGCCTCTCCGCCACCGTGCGGGAGCTGCGCCGTCGCGGGCACGAGGTGCTGGTCGTCGCCCCACGCGGCAGGTCGAGCCAGTTCGGCGGCGTGGAGGTACGCGAGGTGCCTACGGTCGGCGTCCGGTTCATCTACGGCGGCCGCCGGTGGGGCCTGCCGCTGCCCCGGGTCGGCCGCTATCTCAGGGAGTTCCGGCCCGATCTCGTGCACGTGGTCAACCCGGTGCTCCTCGGCATGGCCGGGGTGTGGGCGGCCAGGCGGGCCGGGATCCCGCTCGTCGCCTCGTACCACACCGACGTGAGCCGCTACGCGCGCTTCTACCACCTCGGTTGGCTGCAGCCCCTGATCCGGTGGGTGGTGAGCACACTGCACCGCCAGGCCGTGGTGAACCTGGCCACGTCGCGCCAACGGTGCGACGAGCTGCGCTCCTTCGGTGCCAGCGGTGTGCGGCTGTGGCGTCGCGGCGTCGACCTGGAGCTGTTCCACCCGGCACGCCGCACCCGCAGCGCCGACACGTCGAGCCGGATCGACGCGCTCTACGTCGGCAGGATCGGCAAGGAGAAGGACATCCACCGACTGACGTCCCTGGTGCAGCCACCTGGCCGCGTCCACCTGACACTCGTGGGCGACGGCCCGGACCGGGAGCGACTGTCGCGGGCGTTCGCCTCCGTTCCCGTCAGCTTCACCGGCACCCTGCACGGCACGACTCTCGCCGAGGCGTACGCCGACGCGGACGTCTTCGTCTTCCCGTCCACGACGGAGACGCTCGGGCTCGTGCTGCTCGAGGCGCTGGCTTCCGGGTTGCCTGTGGTCGCGGTCGACACACCTGCCAGCCGCGAGATCACCGGCGACTGTCGCGCCTGTCGGCTGTTCCCCGCCGACCAGGCGGACCAGCTGCCGCGTCTCGTCGACGAGCTGCTCGCCGCCGTGCCGCGGAGGGAACGCACCGCAGCCGCCCGGGCCGAAGCGCAGCGGTGGAGCTGGCAGGCGGCAACCGACGACTTGCTCGCCCACTACGCCGACGCCTGTGCCGGTAGCCGCGGCCGGCCGGCTGCCACCGCTGGTTCACCGCACGCTCCTGCCGGTGCCCGTTCCGCCTGA
- a CDS encoding peptidoglycan DD-metalloendopeptidase family protein yields MRRPGHLLRLFAVVAAALALLLAGSPAHAAPSANGQPLSRAETPDTDELRERLADVVDAYQKSEDEAGALAKRTAKVTKRVDETKARLARSRDRVARIAQVAYINGGVDTSALALTSRGRPDEIADRVTTMSVLASADDGTMREAGRDRRKLDSQLADLKELKGRAKAKQAQLASQRDELNAALRKAAKLAAKRRAERRAEDAAKRKKERATRSRVDGRFTCPIGSPYTMMNTFGAPRGGGRSHEGVDIAAPKSTPIYAVEDATVSRAYSNTLGGIALILKGDSGDSYYYAHQEVNLVSTGQRVEAGQLVARVGMTGDAQGTIYHLHFERWPGGGSAVDPWPFLYPLCGKSG; encoded by the coding sequence ATGAGACGCCCCGGACATCTACTTCGTCTGTTCGCCGTCGTCGCCGCGGCGCTTGCGCTGCTGCTCGCCGGCAGCCCCGCGCACGCCGCGCCGTCCGCGAACGGACAACCCCTGTCCAGGGCGGAGACGCCCGACACCGACGAGCTCAGGGAGCGGCTCGCGGACGTCGTGGACGCGTACCAGAAGAGCGAGGACGAGGCCGGCGCGCTGGCGAAGCGCACCGCGAAGGTGACCAAGCGGGTCGACGAGACCAAGGCCCGGCTGGCGCGGTCGCGCGATCGCGTGGCCCGGATCGCTCAGGTCGCCTACATCAACGGTGGGGTGGACACCTCCGCGCTCGCACTCACCAGCAGAGGCAGACCCGACGAGATCGCGGATCGGGTGACCACCATGTCGGTGCTCGCTTCGGCCGACGACGGCACGATGCGCGAGGCCGGGCGGGACCGCCGGAAGCTGGACAGTCAGCTGGCGGACCTGAAGGAACTGAAGGGCCGAGCCAAGGCGAAGCAGGCGCAGCTCGCGTCGCAGCGCGACGAGTTGAACGCTGCACTGCGAAAGGCGGCCAAACTCGCCGCCAAGCGCCGGGCCGAGCGGCGGGCCGAGGACGCCGCCAAGCGGAAGAAGGAGCGTGCCACCCGGTCCCGGGTCGACGGCCGCTTCACCTGCCCGATCGGCAGCCCGTACACGATGATGAACACCTTCGGTGCCCCGCGCGGTGGCGGGCGCAGCCACGAGGGTGTCGACATCGCGGCACCGAAGAGCACTCCGATCTACGCCGTCGAGGACGCCACGGTCAGCCGGGCGTACTCGAACACGCTCGGCGGCATCGCGCTGATCCTGAAGGGCGACAGCGGGGACTCGTACTACTACGCCCACCAGGAGGTCAACCTCGTCAGTACGGGCCAGCGGGTCGAGGCGGGCCAGCTGGTCGCCCGGGTCGGTATGACCGGTGACGCGCAGGGCACCATCTACCACCTGCACTTCGAACGCTGGCCCGGCGGCGGTAGCGCGGTCGACCCGTGGCCGTTCCTGTACCCGCTGTGTGGCAAGTCCGGCTGA